Sequence from the Actinomyces slackii genome:
GGCCGAGGTGGGCTCGTCGGCGATGAGCAGGTCGGGGCGGGCGGCCAGGCCGATGGCGATGAGGGCGCGCTGGCGCATGCCCCCGGAGAACTCGTGCGGGTACTGCCGGGCGCGACGGGCGGCGTCGGGCAGGCCTGCCTCCTCCAGGAGCAGGGCGACCTGCTCGGCCACGGGGATGCGTCGGGGGCCCTCAGCCGGGGTCTCGCCCTCGGTGGGAGCCTCATCCTCGACCGGAGTCTCACCCTCAGCGCCCTCAGCCGGGGCCTCGCCCTCGGAGCCGGCCGCTCTCTCGGCCGCGATCCGCGCCAGGCGGTCGTCAGCGACGCCGGCCAGGCCGTTGGCCCTGAGGGCCTCGCGGACCTGGAAGCCGATGGACCACACGGGGTTGAGGCTGCTCATGGGATCCTGGGGCACCAGGCCGATCTGAGAGCCGCGCAGCTGGACCATCCGCTTGGCCGGGGCCTGGGCGATGTCCTCGCCCTTGAACAGGATGGATCCCCCGGTGACCCGCCCGGTCCCCGGCAGCAGGCCGATGACGGCGTTGGCCACCGTCGACTTGCCCGAGCCGGACTCCCCCACGATGGCCACCGACTGCCCCGGGTAGACGGTCAGGCTGGCCCCGCGCACCGCTGGGACCATGCCGGTGGTGGATCGGAAGGCGATCTGGAGGTCCTTGATCTCCAGGAGCGGGGACTGCCCGTCCTGCTGGTAAGAGCCCTGCGGCGCCGAGTCTGACTGTGTCGTATGGGTCGTGTGGGTGGTCACTTGCGAGCCTTCGGGTCAAGGGCATCGCGCACGGCGTCGCCCATCATGATGAATCCGAGAACCGTCAGGGCCAGGGCCCCGGCCGGGTAGAGGAGCACCGAGATGTGGTCGCGCAGGGCCGTCTGCGCCGAGGCGATATCCGCGCCCCAGGACACCACGGTGGCCGGCAGACCGATTCCCAGGAAGCTGAGCGTGGCCTCGGAGACGATGAACACGCCCAGCTGGACGGTGGCGGTGACGATCACCGGGGCGGCCGCATTGGGCATGACGTGACGCAGCAGGATGGCCATGCGCCCCGATCCCAGGGAGCGCGCGGCGGTCACGTAGTCCTCGTTCTTGACCCCCATGACCGCGCCTCGCGTGATGCGCGCGACCTGCGGCCAGCCGAAGAGGGCCAGGACCAGGACCACCGTCATGATCGAGGAGCGGCCCTTGAACATCTGCATGACCACGATGGCCGCCAGCACGAAGGGCACGGCGAAGAAGATGTCGGTCAGGCGCGAGAGGATGGAGTCGAAGATCCCGCCGAAGAACCCGGCCAGGGCCCCGATGCTGGCTCCCAGGGCCACCACGATGACGGTGGTGAGGATCCCCACGATCACCGAGGCCCGCGCGCCGTGGACGGTACGGGCGTAGATGTCGCAGCCCTGCTGGTTGAAGCCGAAGGGGTGGCCCGGCTCGGGGGCGGCGAAGGATTTGGACAGCTGGCAGAAGGCCGGGTCGGTTGAGGTGAACAGGCCCGGAACGGCCGCCAGGAGGAGGGCGGTGGTGATCAGCAGGGCCGAGGCCCAGAAGATGGGGCGGCCCCGCAGCTGCTTCCAGGCCTCGCCCCACATCGAGGAGGGGGCGGACTCATCGGCCACGGCGTCGACGGCGCCCAGGCCCTGCTCGTCGACCTCCGCGACGAAGCGCTCCTGCCCGCGGCGGGCAGCGGTGGTGTGCTCAGGCATAGCGGATCCTCGGGTCAAGGGCGGCGTACAGCAGGTCCACGATGAGGTTGGAGATGATGAAGACCAGGATGAGCACCGTGGTGAAGGACACCACGGTGGGCCCCTCGCCCTGGAGGATGGCCCGATAGAGGGTGCCTCCCACCCCGTGGATGTTGAAGATGCCCTCGGTGACGATGGCCCCGCCCATGAGGGCGCCCAGGTCCGCCCCCAGGAAGGTGACCACCGGGACCAGGGAGTTGCGCAGGACGTGGACGATCATCACCCGGATGCCGCCAAGGCCCTTGGCGCGGGCGGTGCGCACGTGGTCGGCCGTCAGGCTCTCGGCCACCTCGGTGCGGGTCAGGCGCAGGACATAGGCGAAGGACACCGCCCCCAGCACTGTGGCGGGCATGAGCAGCTCTCTGAATCCCGGCGAGTTCCCCGCGGTCACCGGCAGCCATCCCAGGGTGACGCCGACGAGGAACTGCAGGACGAAGCCGATGACGAAGGTCGGCACGGCGATGACCAGCAGGGAGAGCACCAGCACCGTGGCGTCGAAGATCCCGCCCTTGCGCATCCCGGCGATGAGCCCGACGGCGATGCCGGCCACGGCCTCGATGACCAGGGCCATGAGGGCGAGCTTGATGGTCACCGGGTAGGCGGTGGCCAGGATCTCGACGATCTCCCGGCCGCCCTTGATGGTCGTGCCCAGATCCATGGTGAACACGCCCTTGAGGTAGAGCAGGTACTGGATGACGAAGGGCTTGTCCAGGTTGTAGTCGGCGCGGATCTGCTCCTGCAGGGCCGGGGACAGGGGGCGGTCGCCGTTGAGGGCGGCGACCGGGTCACCGGGCAGGGCGAAGACCATGGCGTAGATGAGCAGGGTGGCCCCGAAGAACACGGGGATCATCTGCAGGAGCCTGCGTCCGGCATAGCGGAGCATGGGTCCTCCTCGAGGGGTTGGGCTGTGGGCGGAGCGGTGGGCGGCCCCGTGCGGGACCGCCCACCATCAGCGTGGGGACGGCTCAGAACTTCGCGATGGCCTCGGCCTGCTCCCACAGCTTCTTGGCCGCATCGGCGTCGAAGGCCAGCACCTCGTTGCCGGGCACGGCCTCCTTCCAGCCCGAGATCACCGGGGAGGTGAAGTCGCTGGCCGGGGTGCGGGTGCCGTAGTAGAGGGTGTCGCAGATCTCCTTGCGGTTGATGGCGCGCGACAGGGCGGCCCGGCGGGCCCGGCCCTCCTCATCCATGCCCCAGTGCTCGGCCTTGACGTTGATGGCGAAGGCCTGGAAGACGGCGCCGGGCTGGTTGACGGCTCGGCTCCCCAGCTCGTCGCGGAACTTCGACAGGGCCGAGTCCGGGATGGCGTCGATGACGTCGACGGCGTCGGCCAGCAGGTCGTTGTAGGCCGAGTCGTAGTCGGTGTACAGGGTGAAGGTGATGCCCTCATTGGCCGCCGGGGCGCCTCCGTTGTAGGAGGGGTTCTTGACCAGGACGATCTGGGAGTCGTGGTCCCAGCTCTGCAGGGTGTACTGGCCGTTGCCGATGGGGGCCTTGCCGAAGGCCTCCATGTCGGCGAAGGCGGACTCGGGCAGCGGGGCGAAGGCGGAGTAGCCCAGGCGCAGCGCGAAGTCGGAGGCGGGCTCGACCAGCTCGATGGTGAAGGTGGTGTCATCGACCTTGACCAGGCCGGTCAGCTCGGAGTCCTTCTCCGCGGAGAAGCCCTTGATGGGCTCGTAGAAGTAGGAGGACAGGTGCTTGTTCTTCATCATGGCGCCGTAGTTCCAGGCCTTGATGAAGGAGTCGGAGGTCACCGGGGTGCCGTCGGAGAAGGTCCAGCCGGGCTTGATCTTGACGGTGAAGGTCTTGTTGTCGGTGGTCTCGATGGACTCGGCGACCTCGTTGACCACGGAGCCGTCGGCCTCGTAGCGCACCAGGCGGGCGAAGAGCAGGTCGACCACGCGCCCGCCCCCGACCTCGTTGGTGTTGGAGGGGATCAGCGGGTTCTGCGGCTCGGTGCCGTTGGCCAGGACGACGCCGTCCTTGCTGGTGGTAGTGATCGCGTGGTAGGCGGGCACCGAGTTCCATTGGAAGGTGACGTTGGAGACGTTGTTGGAGTAGCCGCCGAAGCCGTTCTGGTACCACAGCGGGATGGCCGGCAGGTCGGCGAACAGGGCGGTCTGGGCCTGCTCGTGGAGGCTGAGGGCCGTGGCCTCGTCGGAGGCCGCGGCGGCCTGGTCGAGCAGGGAGTCGAAGTCGGCGTTGGAGTAGTCGGTGTCGTTGGAGCCGGCCCCGGTCTTGTACTGGGATCCCAGGAAGTTGGCCATGGAGGGGTAGTCGGCCTGCCAGCCGGTGCGGAAGGCGCCCACCATGGTGCGCTCGGTGATCTGCTTGCGCAGCTCGGAGAACTGGGCGATGGGCAGGGGCTCGACGGTGATGCCCAGGGTGTTTGGAGATCGAGTTGCACACGGCCTCGACCCAGGGCTTGTGCGGGCCGTCGGAGTTGTAGGCCAGCGTGAGGGTCCCGTCGCCCGACTTGCCCTGCCCGCCCGATGAGCTCGTGGACTGGGTGTTGGATCCTCCGGAGCACGCCGATGCGAGCAGCACCGCGGCGATGGCGGCCCCGCCCATTCCGAAATGACGGCGGGACACGGCATAACTGGGCAGTTCAGGCATGGGATACCTCCAATGTACTTCGCGGGGCATCACTGCCCGCTTCGGGATCTCTCGGTGGATGGAGAGAACCGGCGAATCGTAGCATCGTCACGCAACCCTGATGTAATAATCAATCACCACACCGCATCAGTTCCCGATCCGCGCACTAGATCCAGGCGGCTGCCAGGAGCTCGTAGGAGCGGCGTCGAGCGGCGGCGTCGTGGGCGTGAGTGACCACGAGCACCTCATCGAGATCCCAGCGTGCGGCCAGGTCTCGCAGCCGATCGGCCACGGACTGCGGCTCCCCGACGAAGGACAGCGCCATGGCCGCCTCCACCGCCTCCTCTCGCCCGGGGGCCAGGGACCGCCAGGAATCCGGATCCGCCGCCGGAGGGTCCAGGGGGCCGGGGTGCCCGCCGATGATCCGGGCCGCGGCCGCCATCGCCGTGGTGAACAGGCCGCGGGCCTCCTCGGCATCGGGGGCCACCATGGCATTGACCGCGGCCGCGATCCGGGGGCGGCCCTCGGCGCTGGTGGGGGCCTGGGCGTCGAAGACGGAGCGGTAGGTGGCGATGGCCGCCTCCGCCTGGGCAGGAGCGAAATGCGAGGCGACGGCGAAGGGCATCCCCAGGCTCCCGGCCACCCGGGCGCCGTTGACCGAGGAGCCCAGGACCCACGTCGTCGGCCCGGTGCCCTCTCCGGGGATGGCGCACACCCGCCGGGGCGTCGGCGTCCTGGCGGTCTCGACCTCGGAGCCGCCCACCAGCAGGGAGCCGGGCATCCCGCCATCGGGCTCCTGGGGCACCGCGCCCAGGTAGGCCAGGGTCTCCAGGATCTCCTCGGCGAAGGCACGGGGCTCGCCGCTGCGCCGCCTGAGGGCGGCGGCGGTCAGGCGGTCAGTGCCCGGGGCGCGCCCCAGGCCCAGGTCCACGCGCCCGGGATGGAGGGTGGCCAGGGTGCCCACCTGCTCGGCGATGACCAGGGGGGCGTGGTTGGGCAGCATGATCCCGCCCGAGGCCACGCCGATGCGCCGGGTGGAGGCCAGCACCTGCCCCATGAGCACGGTGGTGGCCGAGGCCAGGTAGGTGGTGGAGCCGTGATGCTCGGCCAGCCAGTAGCGGGTGTAGCCGGCTGCCTCAACCGCGCGGGCCAGGGCCACCATCTCATCCAGTGCGTCGGCGCGGGTGCGCCCGGCGCTGACCGGGACCATGTCCAGCACGGACAGGGCCGCACCACCGAGGGAGGCCTGGAGGGCAGTCATGACATCACTGTAGTGCCCGGCTGCCGCGATAGCGCGGCGGCCGGGCCGGTCGGTGCGGTCAGTGGCGGATCGCGCCCCTCAGCTCTGGGCGCGCAGGCTGCGCAGGGGCGCCAGGCCCGTCATCGCCAGGGACTTCAGGGTGTCGCCCACCAGGAAGGGCAGCATCCCCAGAACCAGGGCGGTTGACCAGTCGACGCCGGTCGCCACCTTGAGCCAGATCAGTCCGGGGATGTAGACGGCCGCGGATGCGGCCAGCATGAGGCCGAGGGTGCGCGCGACGCTCGCAGCGTCCAGGCGCTGCCCCCGGCCCCAGGGGCGCGCCGCCAGGCCGGCGATGGCGGCGGCCGGCGCGTAGCCCAGCACGTAGCCGAATGAGGCCCCCACCCCCGCACTCCAGCCGGCCAGGACCGGGACGTTCGCGGCCGCCAGGCCCGCCAGGAGCAGGGCTGAGGCCGTACCGCGGCGCGAGCCCAGGGTGGCGCCCACGCCCAGGGCGGCGAAGGTTCCCAGGGTCACGGGCACGGGGGTGAAGGGAAGGGGGACGGCCAGCTGGCCGATCAGGACCAGGGCGGCGGTGCCGGCGAGGATGAGGCCGACCTCGCGAGCCACGGAGCGGGCGGGGCTCAGCGCTGCTGCGCGAGTGGAGACGGTGGCGCTGTCTGCGGCGGAGGAGGTGTGTCGCTTCGTCGTCATGCCACAACTCTATGCGCACGGAGTCCTTGAGGTCACAGGGAGGCCTTCCGAGAAGCGCCAGGCCAGTTTGTGCGAATCCTACAAATCCTCGGTCATGGGGCGGCTCGCGCGCCGCCCTGGCCGCGGGATCGCGGGCGGGATGGGCAGGGTGGGCGATCACTCACACATGCGCGCCGATCCACGACAGCAGGTCGGCGGTGACCTCCTCGCGGTTGGTCTCGTTGAGCAGCTCGTGGCGGGCGCCGGGGTAGAGGGTCAGGGCCACCTCCCTAACTCCGGCGCGCCGGTAGGTCGTGGCCACGCGGCGCGCGCCCTTGCCCATGGCACCAACCGGGTCCTGGTCGCCGCAGGCCAGCAGGATCGGCAGTCCCCGGGGCGTGGCGGCGGCGTGCTCCGGGGCGCTCACCGAGGCGATGCCGGCCAGGATGTCGTGGAAGAAGCCCGCCGTGGAGACGAAGCCGCATCCCGGATCGGCGATGTAGCGGTCGACCTCCTCCTCATCGCGGGTCAGCCAGTCCACCTCGGTGCGGCTGGGGGCGAAGTGCCTGTTGTAGGGCTCGAAGGCCAGGGCGTGGAGCATGCGGGAGGGGTGGCGCTTGCCCCGCAGCCGGGACTGGGCCGAGGCCAGGGCCATGCCCGGCGCGGTCAGGGTTCCCAGGCCGGCGCCCACGCCCAGCAGGATCAGGCCGGCCAGCTCCTCGCCCCGGCGCGTGGCCAGGTCCCGGGCCAGGAAGGATCCCCAGGAATGCCCCATGAGGATGACGGGAACCCCCGGATAGGCCGCCTGGATGCGGTCCAGCAGCTGGGACATGTCCCCCAGAACCAGCTCCCAGCCGTCGGCCTCGGCCAGGAAGCCCTGACCGTCGGGAGCGGCCACGCTGGCGCCGTGGCCCCGGTGGTCGTCGGCGTGCACGGCGTATCCGGCGGCCACGGCTGCGGCCGCGAAGCGCCCGTAGCGGGCGGCGTGCTCGGCCATGCCGTGGGCGATCTGGATCACCGCGCGGGGGCGGCGAGCACCGGCCGGCGGCGCGCTCGGAGCGAGGGCAGCGCCCCCTGGGACCGGCTCGTCGGCATGGGCGGCTCGCCCCGCCTGATCGGGTGCGGCGGCCGGCAGGCCCAGGGGGGCGACGCCGTCGGGCATCCAGGAGTGGATGGCCAGTCGCGCGCCATCCGGGGTGAGCATCTCGCTGGTCTGGCTGATCATGGGACCTCCTGGCAGGAGGCTACCCGGCGCGCGGCGCGGGCGGGGAGCAGCGGCAGGCGCATAGTGTGGAGGCATGCCCGCGCATACGCTCGCCCTGATCCCCGCCTCCTATGTCCTCCTGCTCGCCCCCACCCCGGGACCGGGCGCTCGCGCTCTGCTCCAGCTGCGCCAGGGCACGGGCTATATGGACGGGCATTGGGCCTGCGGCGCCGCCGGGCACGTCGATCCCGGCGAGAGCGCCCTGGAGACGGCGGTGCGCGAGGCCCGCGAGGAGATCGGGGTGGAGGCCGCCCTGGCGGATCTGGAGCCCCTGACCACGGTGCACCGCAGCAATGAGCCGGCAGGGGCGGCCCTGGAGCAGCGCGTGGACTTCTTCTTCGCCCTGCGCCGCTGGACCGGCGAGCCCATGATTCGCGAGCCCGCCAAGACCGCTGCCCTGGAGTGGTTCGACCTGGAGAGCCTGCCCAGCCCCATGCCGCCCCATGAGCGCCGGGTCCTGGAGCTGCTGGCCGCCAGCCTGGACGGGGCGAGCATGCCGGCGATCATCGACCTTGGTTTCCGTGCGCCGTCCCCGCGCCTTCCCCGCCGTCGAGGTAGACATTTTCCGCCGAGGTAGACGGTGAATGCGTCGACCTCGGCGGAAAAGGTCTACTTCGGCGAGGGAGACGCCGACAGGCGCAGGCGGTTGCCCCAGGGGTCATCGACGAGCAGGCGGGCGCCGTCGTCATCGACGCCGACGCCGTGGGACCGCAGCCGCTCCCCCGCAACGGCCAGGTCGCGGGCGGTGGGCACGAGGATGTCGACGCTCCCCAGCCCGAGCCCCGGGGCCCGCAGGCCCGCGCCGCGGGAGTTCCACACGTTCATGGCCATATGGTGGTGGTAGCCGCCCGCCGAGACGAACAGGGCCGAGGAGCCCAACTCATGGGTGATCTCGAAGCCCAGGGCGTCGACGTAGAAGCGGCGGGCCTCCTCGACGTCGCCGACCTGGAGGTGGACGTGGCCCACCTGGCCGCGCACGGCGAGCGCGTCATCGGCGTCGACCTCCCGGCCGGCCGGGATACTCAGGGCCTGGCGCGCCTGGTCGATGGCGCCCCTGGTGGCCTCGGCGCCCAGGTGCTCGGCCAGGAAGGCGTTGGGGTCGATGCTCAGGGTGTCCATGCGCACGCGCCCGTCGATCCACTCCCAGGTCTGACGGGGGCGGTCCCAGTAGAGCTCGAGGCCGTTGCCCTCGGGGTCGTGGAAGTAGAAGGCCTGGGAGACCAGATGGTCCCCGGGGCCCTCGAAGAGCTCGGGGTGGCGCACCCACATGCGCACCAGGGAGGCCGCCAGCTCGGCGGGCGTGTCGAAGACGATGGCGGTGTGGAACAGGCCGGCGCTGCCGCGGGCGGAGGGCTCCAGTCCCGGGGCATCGACCAGGACGACGACGGGGCGGTCCCCCAGTCCCAGGATCGTGCGGCCGGGCTGGAGGGCCAGTGGGGTCAGGCCCACGCCGCGGACGTAGAAGTCCTCCAGCGCGCGGCGGTCCTTGACCAGGAGCTCGACGGCCCCCATGTGGGTGGCGTCGGCCAGACGAGTCTCTGGACCCGGGGCGCCGGTGGCGGAGCGATGGGCGGGACGCGTTCCGTTCTGGGCGGATTGAGCAAGCATGGAACCCTCTTTCGTGTTGATCCTTCAACAACAGAGGGTGGCGCGCCTTTCCGCTTCCGTCCGTGAGCCTGCGCACACCGTTGCTTACCGTGCCGACCACCGCCGGCGGATCGGCGGGACGGACCGTGTCAGCCGGCCAGGAAGGCCTCGATGGCGGGCAGCTCGGCGCGGGCCTGGACCAGACCGGCCTCGAAGGCCGAGACGATCCGGTCGTAGCGCAGCTCGCCATTGGCGATGGTCATGCGCGCGGGGCGGAACAGGTAGGCGCGGCCCTGGCGCTGCATCGCCTCGAGCTCGGTCACGCTCCGGTTGTAGTTCTCCGCCCGCGCGATCACGCCGCGGGCCAGCTCCGGGTAGCGGCGGAAGAGCTGCTCGTAGGCCCGCGGCCGGCTCACCGGGGGCTTGATATAGCCCTCGGGCCGGGTCATGACCACCAGCATCCGCTCGTAGCCGTCCGCCATGGCGGCATCGATGGCGAACCCGCCCGTGGGTCCCACGGCCCCATCCATGTAGGGCACGCCGTCGATGTGAACCATCGGCATGAGCACCGGCATGGAGGAGGAGGCCCGCGCCCGGGGCAGCAGATGGGCCAGAGTGGGCATGTCCTCCAGGCCCCAGTAGACCTCCTCACCGGTGTCGCAGCGGAAGGCCCCGATGCGCACCGTCGAGGCGCTGGCCGCGAAGGTCGGCCAGTCGAAGGGCAGGGACTCATCCAGCGCGGAGGTGTGCTCGTAGATGTGCTCGGCGTTGAAGTAGCCCCGGCCCCTCAGGAAGCTTCCCCACCCCCCGGCCAGCGGGTCGGTGGTCAGGCCCAGGAAGGCCTCGCGGGCGCGCCAGGTGTCACGCGAGACGAAGTTGCAGGTGTGGGTGGCCCCTGCCGAGATCCCTCCCACCCAGGGGAAGGAGAGCCCCGCCTCCAGCATGACCCGCACCAGCGCGGCGGTGTAGGCGCCGCGCATCCCGCCTCCCTCGAAGACCAGGGCGACGTCGTCGGGCCCGTGGGTGATGGGGGCCGGCTCATGGGCGGGGTCGCTGGCCGGAACGCGCCGGGCCGGGGCGGGCGGGGACGCCGGGGACTCGGCGCGGTCAGGGGCGGGCTGGGGGTCACCGGACATGCCAGCACCATATTCCCGTCTGCGCCGCTGGCATACGAACAGTCGCACCATGGACATCGCCTGTGGCCACCCGACCCGCAGGCGTAGCGTGACAGCTATGAGTACCC
This genomic interval carries:
- a CDS encoding LLM class flavin-dependent oxidoreductase — its product is MTALQASLGGAALSVLDMVPVSAGRTRADALDEMVALARAVEAAGYTRYWLAEHHGSTTYLASATTVLMGQVLASTRRIGVASGGIMLPNHAPLVIAEQVGTLATLHPGRVDLGLGRAPGTDRLTAAALRRRSGEPRAFAEEILETLAYLGAVPQEPDGGMPGSLLVGGSEVETARTPTPRRVCAIPGEGTGPTTWVLGSSVNGARVAGSLGMPFAVASHFAPAQAEAAIATYRSVFDAQAPTSAEGRPRIAAAVNAMVAPDAEEARGLFTTAMAAAARIIGGHPGPLDPPAADPDSWRSLAPGREEAVEAAMALSFVGEPQSVADRLRDLAARWDLDEVLVVTHAHDAAARRRSYELLAAAWI
- a CDS encoding ABC transporter permease, translated to MPEHTTAARRGQERFVAEVDEQGLGAVDAVADESAPSSMWGEAWKQLRGRPIFWASALLITTALLLAAVPGLFTSTDPAFCQLSKSFAAPEPGHPFGFNQQGCDIYARTVHGARASVIVGILTTVIVVALGASIGALAGFFGGIFDSILSRLTDIFFAVPFVLAAIVVMQMFKGRSSIMTVVLVLALFGWPQVARITRGAVMGVKNEDYVTAARSLGSGRMAILLRHVMPNAAAPVIVTATVQLGVFIVSEATLSFLGIGLPATVVSWGADIASAQTALRDHISVLLYPAGALALTVLGFIMMGDAVRDALDPKARK
- a CDS encoding patatin-like phospholipase family protein, producing MSGDPQPAPDRAESPASPPAPARRVPASDPAHEPAPITHGPDDVALVFEGGGMRGAYTAALVRVMLEAGLSFPWVGGISAGATHTCNFVSRDTWRAREAFLGLTTDPLAGGWGSFLRGRGYFNAEHIYEHTSALDESLPFDWPTFAASASTVRIGAFRCDTGEEVYWGLEDMPTLAHLLPRARASSSMPVLMPMVHIDGVPYMDGAVGPTGGFAIDAAMADGYERMLVVMTRPEGYIKPPVSRPRAYEQLFRRYPELARGVIARAENYNRSVTELEAMQRQGRAYLFRPARMTIANGELRYDRIVSAFEAGLVQARAELPAIEAFLAG
- a CDS encoding VOC family protein, which encodes MLAQSAQNGTRPAHRSATGAPGPETRLADATHMGAVELLVKDRRALEDFYVRGVGLTPLALQPGRTILGLGDRPVVVLVDAPGLEPSARGSAGLFHTAIVFDTPAELAASLVRMWVRHPELFEGPGDHLVSQAFYFHDPEGNGLELYWDRPRQTWEWIDGRVRMDTLSIDPNAFLAEHLGAEATRGAIDQARQALSIPAGREVDADDALAVRGQVGHVHLQVGDVEEARRFYVDALGFEITHELGSSALFVSAGGYHHHMAMNVWNSRGAGLRAPGLGLGSVDILVPTARDLAVAGERLRSHGVGVDDDGARLLVDDPWGNRLRLSASPSPK
- a CDS encoding alpha/beta fold hydrolase yields the protein MISQTSEMLTPDGARLAIHSWMPDGVAPLGLPAAAPDQAGRAAHADEPVPGGAALAPSAPPAGARRPRAVIQIAHGMAEHAARYGRFAAAAVAAGYAVHADDHRGHGASVAAPDGQGFLAEADGWELVLGDMSQLLDRIQAAYPGVPVILMGHSWGSFLARDLATRRGEELAGLILLGVGAGLGTLTAPGMALASAQSRLRGKRHPSRMLHALAFEPYNRHFAPSRTEVDWLTRDEEEVDRYIADPGCGFVSTAGFFHDILAGIASVSAPEHAAATPRGLPILLACGDQDPVGAMGKGARRVATTYRRAGVREVALTLYPGARHELLNETNREEVTADLLSWIGAHV
- a CDS encoding ABC transporter permease, encoding MLRYAGRRLLQMIPVFFGATLLIYAMVFALPGDPVAALNGDRPLSPALQEQIRADYNLDKPFVIQYLLYLKGVFTMDLGTTIKGGREIVEILATAYPVTIKLALMALVIEAVAGIAVGLIAGMRKGGIFDATVLVLSLLVIAVPTFVIGFVLQFLVGVTLGWLPVTAGNSPGFRELLMPATVLGAVSFAYVLRLTRTEVAESLTADHVRTARAKGLGGIRVMIVHVLRNSLVPVVTFLGADLGALMGGAIVTEGIFNIHGVGGTLYRAILQGEGPTVVSFTTVLILVFIISNLIVDLLYAALDPRIRYA
- a CDS encoding peptide ABC transporter substrate-binding protein, which produces MVGAFRTGWQADYPSMANFLGSQYKTGAGSNDTDYSNADFDSLLDQAAAASDEATALSLHEQAQTALFADLPAIPLWYQNGFGGYSNNVSNVTFQWNSVPAYHAITTTSKDGVVLANGTEPQNPLIPSNTNEVGGGRVVDLLFARLVRYEADGSVVNEVAESIETTDNKTFTVKIKPGWTFSDGTPVTSDSFIKAWNYGAMMKNKHLSSYFYEPIKGFSAEKDSELTGLVKVDDTTFTIELVEPASDFALRLGYSAFAPLPESAFADMEAFGKAPIGNGQYTLQSWDHDSQIVLVKNPSYNGGAPAANEGITFTLYTDYDSAYNDLLADAVDVIDAIPDSALSKFRDELGSRAVNQPGAVFQAFAINVKAEHWGMDEEGRARRAALSRAINRKEICDTLYYGTRTPASDFTSPVISGWKEAVPGNEVLAFDADAAKKLWEQAEAIAKF
- a CDS encoding biotin transporter BioY, which encodes MTTKRHTSSAADSATVSTRAAALSPARSVAREVGLILAGTAALVLIGQLAVPLPFTPVPVTLGTFAALGVGATLGSRRGTASALLLAGLAAANVPVLAGWSAGVGASFGYVLGYAPAAAIAGLAARPWGRGQRLDAASVARTLGLMLAASAAVYIPGLIWLKVATGVDWSTALVLGMLPFLVGDTLKSLAMTGLAPLRSLRAQS
- a CDS encoding NUDIX domain-containing protein, which gives rise to MPAHTLALIPASYVLLLAPTPGPGARALLQLRQGTGYMDGHWACGAAGHVDPGESALETAVREAREEIGVEAALADLEPLTTVHRSNEPAGAALEQRVDFFFALRRWTGEPMIREPAKTAALEWFDLESLPSPMPPHERRVLELLAASLDGASMPAIIDLGFRAPSPRLPRRRGRHFPPR